In one window of Hevea brasiliensis isolate MT/VB/25A 57/8 chromosome 10, ASM3005281v1, whole genome shotgun sequence DNA:
- the LOC131169565 gene encoding cathecol O-methyltransferase 1-like, translating to MASSTKTQQEYGTNEEEGEEESFSYAIQISMGSVLPMVMQTAIDLGIFDIIAKAGPDAKLSAFDIAAQISSCQNPDAPMMLDRILRLLASHCVLGCSLSSNAQGTHQRLYHLNYVSKYFVKNEDGVSLGPFMTSNQDRVYMESWPLLKDAILEGGIPFNKVHGAHAFDYPRGDPRFNEVFNTAMFNHSKIVMKKLLQSYKGFEHLKQVVDVGGGLGVTLNMITSKYPHIKGINFDLPRVIQHAPSYPGVNHVEGDMFESVPQGDAIFMKWILHDWSDEHCLKLLKNCYEAIPDDGKVIVLEAVLPVMAENSAAARDTSLMDVFMMTQNPGGKERTQQEFMALATAAGFSGITSQSCVCNFWVMEFFK from the exons ATGGCTTCTTCAACAAAAACCCAACAAGAATATGGTacaaatgaagaagaaggagaagaagaaagcTTTTCATATGCCATTCAAATTTCGATGGGGTCAGTACTGCCCATGGTAATGCAAACTGCAATAGACCTTGGCATTTTTGACATTATAGCCAAAGCAGGTCCTGATGCAAAACTCTCAGCGTTCGATATTGCAGCCCAAATTAGCAGCTGTCAAAACCCTGACGCACCCATGATGCTTGATAGGATCCTCAGGCTTCTAGCTAGCCACTGTGTGCTTGGTTGCTCTCTGTCCTCAAATGCTCAAGGAACCCACCAGAGACTCTACCATTTGAATTATGTTTCCAAATACTTCGTGAAAAATGAAGATGGGGTCTCCCTAGGACCTTTCATGACCTCGAATCAAGACAGGGTCTATATGGAGAGCTG GCCTTTACTCAAGGATGCAATTCTTGAAGGTGGAATTCCATTCAATAAGGTCCATGGAGCACATGCCTTTGATTATCCTCGCGGTGACCCCAGGTTCAATGAGGTTTTCAACACAGCAATGTTTAATCACTCAAAAATAGTTATGAAGAAACTCCTCCAGTCCTATAAGGGTTTCGAGCACCTAAAGCAGGTGGTTGATGTTGGTGGAGGACTTGGAGTCACTCTTAACATGATCACTTCCAAATACCCTCATATTAAGGGTATTAATTTTGACTTGCCTCGTGTCATACAACATGCCCCTTCTTATCCTG GTGTGAATCATGTAGAAGGAGATATGTTTGAAAGCGTTCCACAAGGAGATGCTATTTTTATGAAg TGGATACTTCATGATTGGAGCGATGAACATTGCTTGAAGCTGTTGAAGAACTGCTACGAAGCAATTCCAGATGATGGAAAGGTAATAGTACTGGAGGCAGTGCTTCCAGTAATGGCAGAGAATAGTGCAGCAGCGAGGGACACTTCACTTATGGACGTGTTTATGATGACTCAAAATCCAGGAGGAAAGGAAAGGACTCAACAAGAATTCATGGCCTTGGCTACTGCAGCTGGATTTAGTGGCATCACTTCTCAATCTTGTGTTTGTAACTTTTGGGTTATGGAATTCTTCAAGTAA
- the LOC110668198 gene encoding (R,S)-reticuline 7-O-methyltransferase-like, translating to MIMSHTKSSYKSSAKTKYTHGERMEQLIEAEELLRGQAQVWQLMFAFADSMALKCAVELRIANIIHSHSTPITLSQIASSIDSPSHPDIPYLTRIMRLLLRRKIFTADRPSDGGGTLYGPTHVSRWLVHDSDRTLAPMLLMENHPLTTNPWHCFSQCVKEGGIAFKRANGSEIWEFASQNPEFNSMFNSGMACTARVVIRAILVGYKNGFGCVGSLVDVGGGTGDLVSEIVKSHPHIKGINFDLPHVVTTAPEYKGVCHVGGDMFEAIPNADAIIMKWIMHDWGDEDCVKILKNCRKAIPEKTGKVIIVDVVLKPEGDDLFDDTGLVFDLLMIAHSSGGKERTELEWKKLLEEGGFPRYNIIKIPALTSIIEAYPQLQN from the exons ATGATCATGTCTCACACCAAATCCTCTTATAAATCTTCTGCTAAGACCAAATACACACACGGAGAGAGAATGGAACAACTTATTGAAGCTGAGGAATTGCTCAGAGGCCAAGCACAAGTATGGCAACTCATGTTTGCCTTTGCGGACTCCATGGCACTAAAATGTGCAGTGGAGCTTCGCATAGCTAATATCATACACTCTCACTCTACCCCAATTACATTGTCCCAAATAGCTTCCTCTATTGACTCACCTTCCCACCCTGATATCCCCTACCTTACACGCATCATGAGATTGCTGCTCCGCCGCAAAATCTTCACTGCTGATCGTCCATCAGACGGCGGAGGGACTCTCTACGGGCCGACCCACGTTTCTAGATGGCTTGTACATGACTCCGATAGGACCCTGGCACCCATGTTATTAATGGAGAACCATCCTTTGACGACCAATCCCTGGCATTGTTTTAGccaatgtgtgaaagaaggtggCATTGCCTTTAAGAGAGCAAATGGGAGTGAGATTTGGGAGTTTGCATCACAGAATCCTGAGTTCAACTCCATGTTCAATAGTGGCATGGCATGTACTGCAAGAGTAGTGATACGTGCAATTTTAGTAGGATACAAAAATGGGTTTGGTTGTGTGGGATCACTGGTTGATGTGGGAGGTGGGACTGGGGACTTGGTGTCTGAGATTGTTAAATCACATCCACACATCAAAGGGATCAACTTTGATTTACCTCATGTTGTTACTACAGCACCAGAGTATAAGGGTGTGTGCCATGTTGGGGGTGACATGTTTGAAGCCATTCCAAACGCTGATGCTATTATCATgaag TGGATAATGCACGATTGGGGAGATGAAGATTGTGTGAAgatattgaaaaattgcaggaaaGCGATACCTGAGAAAACAGGGAAGGTTATCATAGTTGATGTAGTTCTGAAACCAGAGGGTGATGACCTATTTGATGACACAGGTTTGGTGTTTGATCTGCTAATGATTGCACATTCATCGGGTGGGAAGGAGAGGACTGAACTTGAATGGAAGAAATTATTGGAGGAAGGAGGCTTCCCTCGCTACAATATTATCAAGATTCCAGCTTTAACATCAATTATTGAAGCCTATCCTCAATTACAAAATTAA